The proteins below come from a single Tachysurus fulvidraco isolate hzauxx_2018 chromosome 13, HZAU_PFXX_2.0, whole genome shotgun sequence genomic window:
- the ptx3a gene encoding pentraxin-related protein PTX3 isoform X1: MSALRIVQVVCMVVLASVVMPQVFGEDYEDSYSDLYYNVIGNGEQDEADTPTTSPASPCTVPEFSKWDKLFTMLENSQMKENMLLQYSDDVVKVGLQSLRAEVLEIVAQNSRSCAAAVESSTRRAAAHAEQKLLQALEHVQDAVAHHQAQYDATLGQILEASREQVTQLDKVEQNCVHDQVKNFQTRDAKKEDRRQLQAIASELQIIQEKLSFFARATAGQAQPAGCDMALFFPMRSPKMHAEVIPERSMKTHSVTVCLWIKPTQMFNKTVLFSYGTVSNPLELQLLLKGRNAHFTVGGEAHLVEARRAATEGLWGHLCGTWSSEHGLASLWVDGHKAASSPGVAEGHEIPADGVTILGQEYTGDGLAKRFGVQDTKAGEPFTGKLSGVNVWDRVLDENEILEQAQEDGMSCGSRGNLVAWGVSQILEKGGVKLIY; the protein is encoded by the exons ATGTCAGCGTTAAGGATTGTCCAGGTGGTGTGTATGGTGGTTTTGGCGAGTGTGGTGATGCCTCAGGTTTTTGGCGAGGACTACGAGGACAGCTACTCCGACCTGTACTACAATGTGATCGGCAATGGAGAGCAGGATGAAG CAGACACCCCCACCACCAGCCCAGCCAGTCCCTGCACAGTTCCTGAGTTCAGCAAGTGGGACAAGCTCTTCACCATGCTGGAGAACTCTCAGATGAAGGAGAACATGCTGCTGCAATACTCAGACGACGTCGTGAAAGTAGGCCTGCAGTCTCTGCGAGCCGAGGTGCTGGAGATCGTAGCGCAGAACAGCAGATCCTGCGCGGCCGCCGTAGAAAGCTCGACGCGCCGGGCCGCTGCGCATGCTGAGCAGAAACTTCTGCAGGCCCTGGAACATGTGCAGGATGCCGTGGCACATCATCAGGCACAGTATGATGCAACGCTCGGGCAGATCCTGGAGGCGTCTCGGGAACAGGTGACACAGCTGGATAAGGTGGAGCAAAACTGCGTACATGACCAAGTTAAGAATTTCCAGACCAGAGATGCGAAAAAGGAAGACAGAAGACAGCTGCAAGCCATCGCTTCTGAGCTGCAAATCATACAAGAGAAGCTGAGCTTCTTCGCAAGAGCCACAGCTGGACAAGCGCAGCCAGCAG GTTGCGACATGGCCCTCTTCTTCCCTATGCGCTCTCCAAAGATGCATGCCGAAGTCATTCCCGAGCGCTCCATGAAGACTCATTCTGTCACCGTATGCCTGTGGATTAAACCAACCCAAATGTTCAACAAGACCGTGCTGTTCTCATATGGCACCGTGTCCAACCCGCTGGAGTTGCAGCTGCTGCTCAAAGGACGTAACGCCCACTTCACGGTCGGAGGTGAAGCTCATTTAGTGGAGGCACGCCGTGCTGCAACCGAGGGATTGTGGGGACATTTGTGTGGGACCTGGAGCTCTGAGCATGGCCTGGCATCGCTGTGGGTAGACGGCCACAAAGCAGCAAGTTCTCCAGGTGTAGCAGAGGGACACGAGATTCCTGCCGACGGCGTCACCATCCTGGGCCAGGAGTACACCGGCGATGGTCTGGCCAAAAGGTTCGGCGTCCAGGATACTAAAGCAGGAGAGCCGTTCACAGGGAAGCTGAGCGGCGTTAATGTGTGGGACCGCgtcctggatgagaatgagattTTGGAGCAGGCACAGGAGGACGGGATGAGCTGCGGTTCCCGTGGCAACCTGGTGGCCTGGGGCGTGTCTCAGATCCTGGAAAAAGGAGGCGTCAAACTCatctactaa
- the ptx3a gene encoding pentraxin-related protein PTX3 isoform X2, with the protein MSALRIVQVVCMVVLASVVMPQVFGEDYEDSYSDLYYNVIGNGEQDEDTPTTSPASPCTVPEFSKWDKLFTMLENSQMKENMLLQYSDDVVKVGLQSLRAEVLEIVAQNSRSCAAAVESSTRRAAAHAEQKLLQALEHVQDAVAHHQAQYDATLGQILEASREQVTQLDKVEQNCVHDQVKNFQTRDAKKEDRRQLQAIASELQIIQEKLSFFARATAGQAQPAGCDMALFFPMRSPKMHAEVIPERSMKTHSVTVCLWIKPTQMFNKTVLFSYGTVSNPLELQLLLKGRNAHFTVGGEAHLVEARRAATEGLWGHLCGTWSSEHGLASLWVDGHKAASSPGVAEGHEIPADGVTILGQEYTGDGLAKRFGVQDTKAGEPFTGKLSGVNVWDRVLDENEILEQAQEDGMSCGSRGNLVAWGVSQILEKGGVKLIY; encoded by the exons ATGTCAGCGTTAAGGATTGTCCAGGTGGTGTGTATGGTGGTTTTGGCGAGTGTGGTGATGCCTCAGGTTTTTGGCGAGGACTACGAGGACAGCTACTCCGACCTGTACTACAATGTGATCGGCAATGGAGAGCAGGATGAAG ACACCCCCACCACCAGCCCAGCCAGTCCCTGCACAGTTCCTGAGTTCAGCAAGTGGGACAAGCTCTTCACCATGCTGGAGAACTCTCAGATGAAGGAGAACATGCTGCTGCAATACTCAGACGACGTCGTGAAAGTAGGCCTGCAGTCTCTGCGAGCCGAGGTGCTGGAGATCGTAGCGCAGAACAGCAGATCCTGCGCGGCCGCCGTAGAAAGCTCGACGCGCCGGGCCGCTGCGCATGCTGAGCAGAAACTTCTGCAGGCCCTGGAACATGTGCAGGATGCCGTGGCACATCATCAGGCACAGTATGATGCAACGCTCGGGCAGATCCTGGAGGCGTCTCGGGAACAGGTGACACAGCTGGATAAGGTGGAGCAAAACTGCGTACATGACCAAGTTAAGAATTTCCAGACCAGAGATGCGAAAAAGGAAGACAGAAGACAGCTGCAAGCCATCGCTTCTGAGCTGCAAATCATACAAGAGAAGCTGAGCTTCTTCGCAAGAGCCACAGCTGGACAAGCGCAGCCAGCAG GTTGCGACATGGCCCTCTTCTTCCCTATGCGCTCTCCAAAGATGCATGCCGAAGTCATTCCCGAGCGCTCCATGAAGACTCATTCTGTCACCGTATGCCTGTGGATTAAACCAACCCAAATGTTCAACAAGACCGTGCTGTTCTCATATGGCACCGTGTCCAACCCGCTGGAGTTGCAGCTGCTGCTCAAAGGACGTAACGCCCACTTCACGGTCGGAGGTGAAGCTCATTTAGTGGAGGCACGCCGTGCTGCAACCGAGGGATTGTGGGGACATTTGTGTGGGACCTGGAGCTCTGAGCATGGCCTGGCATCGCTGTGGGTAGACGGCCACAAAGCAGCAAGTTCTCCAGGTGTAGCAGAGGGACACGAGATTCCTGCCGACGGCGTCACCATCCTGGGCCAGGAGTACACCGGCGATGGTCTGGCCAAAAGGTTCGGCGTCCAGGATACTAAAGCAGGAGAGCCGTTCACAGGGAAGCTGAGCGGCGTTAATGTGTGGGACCGCgtcctggatgagaatgagattTTGGAGCAGGCACAGGAGGACGGGATGAGCTGCGGTTCCCGTGGCAACCTGGTGGCCTGGGGCGTGTCTCAGATCCTGGAAAAAGGAGGCGTCAAACTCatctactaa